The window TTCCGCAAATCAGCGGGGTTACAGCGAATAATTTCCAGGAAATCCAGAAATATACCGTTACTGCAGAAGACAAAAGTAAGACGACCTATCTGGTTGCTTTTCAGACTATTCCTGAACATGTATTCTTGTCTTTTTCATTTGAAAAGGATAAAAATGCCCTGAATCAATCATTAAATGGGATCATCAACCATGAAACGAAGACCATTACTTTTGAAACGAAGCAATGGGTGGAGAATATCCAGTCCCTGATACCCTCTTTTGAGGCCTCCGGGCAGGTTACTATTAATGGGAATGAACAGGAAAGCGGTATCACAGCCAATGATTTCAGGAATGAGATCATATACAGGGTAAACGGGCAAAGCGGTTTTTATAATGACTATAAGGTAATTTTCATATCACCCCAGGCGTCCGGCCTCCCGGTGCTGAAGATTGATACGGAAGGCCAGGTCCCGGTCACAACTAAGACAATATACATCGATGCTGATTTTAAACTGATGGATGCCAATAATGAGGGCTTCAGTTTTACAGGAAAAACAACGATCCGGGGCAGGGGGAACAGCACATGGAGTTATCCCAAGAAGCCATACCGGATAAAATTCGAAAAGAAAACATCGTTGTTAGGTTATGGCAAGGCCAAAAGCTGGGTATTGCTAGCCAATTATCTGGATCCTACATTGATCATGAATACGGTTGCTTTTGAATTGGGACATCGTTTCGGGTTGCCATATACCAACCATGCGAGCCATGTGGAGTTATACCTGAATGGTTCGTACAAAGGAAGTTATGTTCTTACAGAACAGATACAGGTGAACGAAAATAGGGTAAACATCAGTGAAACAACCGGATTTTTGGTCGAACTGGATACATATTATGATGAAGATTACAAGTTCAAGACAAGGATCATACAGCTGCCGGTCAATGTAAAGTCACCCGAACTGACCAGTACCGCAGGTATGGATTTTATTAAGACAGCCCTGAAAGACCTGGAAGATGCTTTGTTTGATGTTTCCAAAGGATTCCCGAATAATAATTATCAGGATCTCATAGATATAAAGACCCTGATTGACTTTTTGCTTGTTAATGAGATCGTTCAAAATACCGAATTGCAACACCCCAAAAGCATGTTTATGTATAAGGAAGCAGATAGTAAGATATTTATGGGACCTTTGTGGGATTTTGACTGGGGTTACGGTTATTCAGGTGAGTTTGTTTACTTTGACAACTATTCGCAGTCACAGCGAATGTTGTTGATGCCCGATTATGGTGGAAGCCATATCGGATACAAATTTTTCTGTCGCTTTTTTGATGATCCGTTATTCCGGACCCAATATAAGGACCGTTGGAACGAATTATATGCTTCTGCCTTAGTGGATATTGATCAATATGTGGATCAATTATCGGCAATGATGCAAAAATCCCAGGTGGAGAATTTTAAACTATGGAACAACGGGCTCAATTATAAAAATGAAATTTCTAAGATGAAAAATTGGCTGAAAGAAAGAATTGCCTATTTGAATTCTGAAATAAATAAATTCTAAACCATTAATATTGTACTGTAAACGAAATTTTTATGTCTAATACAATCTCAGGCTCCGAGGCCTTGATCAGGTCACTGATCAACGAAGA of the Bacteroidales bacterium genome contains:
- a CDS encoding CotH kinase family protein, which gives rise to MKNLFLLCLLSVGLLFLSSCKDRLSSEKYFTSFMFEAQKNDLSSDIIGIIDHTNHLISLTSEDWVNSPESLIATFESVGKVSIDGREQISSVTPNDYSSRTIKYTLTADDNSSVIYDVKLGLRSDKVIRSFYFDSSVNGLTDRINGVIDQEKKTITLSVSGEIDHLDSMIPSFEATGKVTISGVPQISGVTANNFQEIQKYTVTAEDKSKTTYLVAFQTIPEHVFLSFSFEKDKNALNQSLNGIINHETKTITFETKQWVENIQSLIPSFEASGQVTINGNEQESGITANDFRNEIIYRVNGQSGFYNDYKVIFISPQASGLPVLKIDTEGQVPVTTKTIYIDADFKLMDANNEGFSFTGKTTIRGRGNSTWSYPKKPYRIKFEKKTSLLGYGKAKSWVLLANYLDPTLIMNTVAFELGHRFGLPYTNHASHVELYLNGSYKGSYVLTEQIQVNENRVNISETTGFLVELDTYYDEDYKFKTRIIQLPVNVKSPELTSTAGMDFIKTALKDLEDALFDVSKGFPNNNYQDLIDIKTLIDFLLVNEIVQNTELQHPKSMFMYKEADSKIFMGPLWDFDWGYGYSGEFVYFDNYSQSQRMLLMPDYGGSHIGYKFFCRFFDDPLFRTQYKDRWNELYASALVDIDQYVDQLSAMMQKSQVENFKLWNNGLNYKNEISKMKNWLKERIAYLNSEINKF